Proteins encoded by one window of Streptomyces uncialis:
- a CDS encoding peptidoglycan recognition protein family protein — protein MPRGPSSCPEAPLTISITSRKTWGAKPWTSTPGSVPLQERREFFIHYDGAHSVGRTGPSVPKAIERAHLAQKWSGIGYNFVIDQNGTIYEGRGWGHQGAHCPGHNRTGIGVQIAIGGDQKPSDAALRSARTLYDEACRRTGRTLAKRGHKDGIPTLCPGGPLYAWVKAGMPAPGGTVKPKPPAPKPSSKIVALHSGVRPGARHAQVRDLQQLLIKTGHGPIKGAVTDLYGPETQRAVARWHDRNPKHRSAGVAHDPRIGPKGFAALQKQAGRR, from the coding sequence ATGCCCCGGGGGCCTTCTTCATGCCCGGAGGCACCCCTGACCATCAGCATCACGTCCCGAAAGACCTGGGGCGCAAAGCCCTGGACCAGCACCCCCGGCTCTGTCCCGCTCCAGGAACGACGCGAGTTCTTCATCCACTACGACGGCGCCCACTCCGTGGGCCGGACCGGACCGTCGGTGCCGAAGGCCATCGAGCGTGCCCACCTCGCCCAGAAGTGGTCCGGCATCGGCTACAACTTCGTGATCGACCAGAACGGGACCATTTACGAGGGGCGCGGCTGGGGCCATCAGGGCGCACACTGCCCCGGTCACAACCGGACCGGGATTGGTGTCCAGATCGCGATCGGAGGTGACCAGAAGCCGTCCGACGCGGCTCTCCGCTCGGCGCGGACCCTGTACGACGAGGCGTGCCGGCGCACCGGCCGGACCCTCGCCAAGCGCGGCCACAAGGACGGCATCCCCACGCTCTGCCCCGGCGGCCCCCTCTACGCCTGGGTCAAGGCCGGAATGCCCGCCCCGGGCGGAACGGTGAAGCCGAAGCCACCCGCCCCGAAGCCCTCCTCGAAGATCGTCGCTCTCCACAGCGGCGTACGGCCCGGGGCCCGGCACGCCCAGGTCCGCGACCTTCAACAGCTCCTCATCAAGACCGGCCACGGGCCGATCAAGGGCGCCGTCACCGACCTGTACGGCCCGGAGACCCAGCGTGCCGTCGCCCGCTGGCACGACCGAAACCCGAAGCACCGCTCGGCTGGCGTGGCCCACGACCCGCGGATCGGGCCGAAGGGCTTCGCCGCCCTCCAGAAGCAGGCGGGACGCCGATGA
- the tgmA gene encoding putative ATP-grasp-modified RiPP — translation MDAAPTGARPYALGGARFTAASPASASSLGLPAYDPVRQTAAYQDGTPLTTMATSKKTNPDGDIKNPPPHDEGADPGCFE, via the coding sequence ATGGATGCCGCCCCCACGGGCGCGCGCCCGTACGCGCTGGGTGGCGCACGCTTCACCGCAGCCTCCCCCGCGTCGGCGTCGAGCCTGGGTCTGCCGGCATACGATCCCGTACGGCAGACGGCCGCCTACCAGGACGGCACTCCGCTGACCACGATGGCGACCTCCAAGAAGACGAACCCGGACGGGGACATCAAGAACCCTCCGCCGCATGACGAAGGCGCGGACCCTGGCTGCTTCGAGTGA
- a CDS encoding DUF7439 family protein: protein MAALVASLPVRYRSRVGAALAALGVLVSVAAIVYADSPEVAVIIQLLTALGVVAPDESEPQG, encoded by the coding sequence ATGGCCGCTCTCGTAGCCTCCTTGCCTGTCCGCTACCGCTCTCGCGTCGGAGCGGCTCTCGCCGCTCTCGGCGTGCTCGTCAGCGTCGCCGCCATCGTGTACGCAGACTCTCCGGAGGTGGCTGTCATCATTCAGCTCCTTACCGCCCTCGGTGTCGTGGCGCCGGACGAGAGCGAGCCCCAGGGGTAG
- a CDS encoding ATP-binding protein, translated as MSTTAIRKTAIGEPSYRQVVACSPEAASTARRLVATALEMWGIQDLCSDAAQIASELATNAVVHTKCQTFRFSVELQEGGVRISAEDSALDVLPARRAADDSSLGGRGLHLVDALCARWGYELHPQSKTVWAELCVPEAEG; from the coding sequence GTGAGTACGACGGCGATCCGCAAAACCGCCATAGGAGAGCCCAGCTACAGGCAAGTCGTGGCGTGCAGCCCCGAGGCCGCTTCCACTGCACGACGCCTCGTTGCCACCGCCCTGGAGATGTGGGGCATACAGGATCTGTGCAGCGACGCGGCGCAGATCGCCTCTGAGCTGGCTACGAACGCCGTCGTTCACACGAAATGCCAGACGTTCCGGTTCTCCGTGGAGCTGCAAGAGGGTGGGGTCCGCATCAGCGCCGAGGACTCTGCGCTCGATGTTCTTCCCGCCCGCCGTGCCGCTGACGACAGCTCGTTGGGCGGACGGGGCCTCCACCTCGTCGACGCCCTATGCGCCCGCTGGGGATACGAACTACACCCCCAGAGCAAGACGGTGTGGGCTGAGCTGTGCGTCCCGGAGGCGGAGGGCTGA
- a CDS encoding DUF397 domain-containing protein, producing the protein MKKQVDLTSADWAKSELSNGGNNCLEVAFVDGVVALRDSKDVGDPDAKVLIVSMEDYRLFTTSVRAGQATLLP; encoded by the coding sequence ATGAAAAAGCAGGTTGACCTGACCTCTGCCGACTGGGCCAAGAGTGAACTGAGCAACGGCGGCAACAATTGCCTGGAAGTCGCCTTCGTCGATGGCGTTGTGGCGCTGCGTGACTCCAAGGACGTCGGGGACCCCGATGCAAAGGTCCTGATCGTGTCCATGGAGGACTACCGGCTCTTTACGACGAGTGTGCGGGCGGGGCAGGCGACCCTTCTTCCCTGA
- a CDS encoding tail fiber domain-containing protein, with product MAITAYPFDGQAVTETEFSRLFREFQDSGVVASADSAGFQVAPGSGLAVTVQSGTAILRGHMVHSTATETLPVPAAGTSSRVDRVVLRLDPAANSIGLAVKTGTAGTSAPPSLTQTDTAVFELPLAQFTVAANATTISAGDIVSTRPVVGHRIGTWTTATRPTGPRRGRLGLNTDSSTWEFWTGTAWSPLVSTVDWASLTGKPNSFVPTAHTHRWADISDAPSSLPPAAHTHSWTQVTGKPSSFPPSSHGHDWDNITGRPSTFAPSSHAHSWSSITGRPGSFPPSSHSHGSYLESGDTIAWANGTKRVHNDSVSGSGTYYAVWVQGDGTFARNVSSRKFKQNIRDYEISPDAVLSLRPVIYDRKDQTAEDGTVAKGREGEVGLIAEEVETHLPWLINYLDGEVDGLRYDLLSVALVSVVKAQEARIAALEARIGESS from the coding sequence TTGGCGATCACCGCCTACCCCTTCGACGGCCAGGCCGTCACCGAGACCGAGTTCAGCCGGTTGTTCCGGGAGTTCCAGGACTCCGGCGTAGTCGCCTCAGCCGACTCGGCCGGATTCCAGGTCGCCCCCGGTAGCGGGCTCGCGGTCACCGTCCAGTCCGGTACCGCCATCCTGCGCGGGCACATGGTGCACTCGACGGCGACCGAGACCCTCCCCGTCCCGGCGGCCGGCACCTCCAGCCGCGTCGACCGGGTCGTTCTGCGGCTCGACCCCGCCGCCAACTCGATCGGCCTCGCCGTGAAGACGGGTACGGCCGGGACATCGGCCCCGCCGTCCCTGACCCAGACCGACACCGCCGTCTTCGAGCTGCCGCTCGCCCAGTTCACCGTCGCCGCGAACGCCACCACGATCAGCGCCGGGGACATCGTCTCGACCCGTCCCGTCGTGGGACACCGGATCGGTACATGGACGACCGCGACCCGCCCGACCGGACCCCGCCGGGGACGCCTCGGCCTGAACACGGACAGCTCGACCTGGGAGTTCTGGACCGGCACCGCGTGGTCGCCGCTCGTCTCCACGGTCGACTGGGCCAGCCTCACCGGCAAGCCGAACAGTTTCGTCCCCACCGCCCATACACACAGGTGGGCGGACATCAGCGATGCCCCGTCGAGTCTTCCTCCCGCCGCGCACACCCACAGCTGGACCCAGGTCACCGGCAAGCCGTCGTCCTTTCCCCCGTCTTCGCACGGGCACGACTGGGACAACATCACCGGCCGTCCCTCCACTTTCGCCCCTTCCTCCCATGCGCACTCGTGGTCCAGCATCACCGGCAGGCCCGGCAGCTTTCCCCCGTCCTCGCACTCGCACGGCTCGTATCTGGAGTCCGGGGACACGATCGCGTGGGCCAACGGAACGAAGCGCGTTCACAACGACAGCGTGAGCGGCTCCGGGACGTATTACGCCGTCTGGGTCCAGGGGGACGGGACCTTCGCCCGCAACGTCAGCTCGCGAAAGTTCAAGCAGAACATCAGGGACTACGAGATCAGTCCCGACGCGGTTCTGTCCCTTCGTCCCGTGATCTACGACCGGAAGGACCAGACGGCCGAGGACGGCACGGTCGCCAAGGGCCGCGAGGGCGAGGTGGGACTCATCGCCGAGGAGGTCGAGACACATCTCCCCTGGCTCATCAACTACCTGGACGGGGAGGTCGACGGCCTGCGGTACGACCTCCTGTCTGTCGCCCTCGTGTCCGTCGTGAAGGCCCAGGAGGCCCGCATCGCGGCACTGGAGGCCCGCATCGGGGAGTCGTCCTGA
- a CDS encoding DUF6415 family natural product biosynthesis protein, with the protein MTVVAIEESVEYLLSSHLDEVKEGDLDAAVVTLRGYLGALVEEADAVLDFGRVVVRAMVDRARGVAGREGGRNSAEVREAAKTARDLLTLMKQEGWEGPRAVDPGSSP; encoded by the coding sequence GTGACCGTCGTCGCGATCGAGGAAAGCGTTGAGTACCTGTTGAGCAGCCACCTCGACGAGGTGAAGGAGGGCGACCTCGACGCTGCGGTGGTCACACTCCGGGGATACCTGGGAGCGCTGGTCGAAGAGGCCGATGCAGTTCTGGACTTCGGCCGGGTGGTCGTGCGGGCCATGGTCGACCGGGCCCGGGGCGTCGCGGGCCGGGAGGGGGGTCGCAACAGCGCGGAGGTGCGCGAAGCGGCGAAGACGGCCCGCGATCTCTTGACCCTCATGAAGCAGGAGGGGTGGGAGGGCCCTAGAGCAGTCGACCCGGGGAGCAGTCCGTGA
- a CDS encoding beta-N-acetylhexosaminidase, translating into MLVVALVLAVLVAGGGTLVALWSTGGSGPTPARSSGTTAPQRSGTTSPAPTYPLSKAPQVIPSVREHSAARGPGWRPRDGARLVVGGQSLADEGRLTASELGLTYAGRAPARAGDVELALTGDTGSTEDTGGTDGAEAYTLTVRDDRVRIAASTERGVFYGTRTLKQEVRATGAAPEGVVRDEPAKPRRGFMLDIARKPFTADWIEDRIKELGDLKYNELGLHFSDDQGFRIASDSHPEVVSRDHLTKAEVRRILALAAARHIAVVPEIDSPGHLGAVIAAYPELQLRGTGGAAPKGAVDIANPAAARIVDELLAEYTELFPGPYWHVGGDEYPALFAGDPAARYPALAAAAREKYGPDATVEDLATGWLDDRADVVRDRERVPRAWNDGFYRGGTVQPAEDIVTAYWTGKEIGARPPAEYLAEGREVINYNDEYLYYVLGEPNDFTYPTGRRIYEEWTPLVLRGTRPVEQRYAGQILGGVFAVWCDLANAQSQGQVAAGVRMPLRATAQKLWEPDEPPLPWDGFVALADRVD; encoded by the coding sequence GTGCTCGTCGTCGCCCTGGTGCTGGCCGTGCTCGTCGCCGGGGGCGGCACCCTGGTCGCCCTGTGGTCCACCGGCGGGAGCGGTCCCACCCCGGCCCGCTCGTCCGGGACGACGGCTCCGCAGCGTTCCGGCACCACCTCGCCCGCCCCCACGTACCCGCTCTCCAAGGCGCCGCAGGTCATACCGTCCGTCCGTGAGCACTCCGCGGCCCGTGGTCCGGGGTGGCGGCCGAGGGACGGGGCGCGGCTCGTCGTGGGCGGGCAGTCCCTCGCGGACGAGGGCAGGCTCACCGCCTCCGAACTGGGGCTGACGTACGCCGGACGGGCCCCGGCCCGCGCCGGTGACGTGGAACTGGCGCTCACCGGGGACACCGGGAGCACCGAGGACACCGGCGGCACGGACGGCGCCGAGGCGTACACCCTGACCGTGCGGGACGACCGGGTCCGGATAGCCGCGTCCACCGAACGCGGTGTCTTCTACGGCACCCGCACCCTCAAGCAGGAGGTCCGCGCCACGGGCGCCGCCCCGGAGGGGGTAGTGCGGGACGAGCCCGCCAAGCCGCGCCGCGGCTTCATGCTCGACATCGCCCGCAAACCGTTCACCGCGGACTGGATCGAGGACCGGATAAAGGAGCTGGGCGACCTCAAGTACAACGAGCTGGGGCTGCACTTCTCCGACGACCAGGGCTTCCGTATCGCGTCGGACTCCCATCCCGAGGTGGTGTCCCGGGACCATCTGACCAAGGCGGAGGTGCGCCGTATCCTCGCGCTCGCCGCCGCCCGGCACATCGCGGTCGTCCCGGAGATCGACTCACCGGGACATCTCGGCGCGGTGATCGCCGCCTACCCCGAGCTCCAGCTCCGCGGCACGGGCGGGGCCGCCCCGAAGGGCGCGGTCGACATCGCGAACCCCGCCGCCGCGCGGATCGTGGACGAGCTGCTGGCCGAGTACACCGAACTGTTCCCCGGTCCGTACTGGCATGTCGGCGGTGACGAGTACCCCGCGCTGTTCGCGGGCGACCCGGCCGCCCGCTATCCCGCGCTCGCGGCGGCGGCCCGGGAGAAGTACGGGCCGGACGCCACCGTCGAGGACCTCGCCACGGGCTGGCTCGACGACCGCGCGGACGTGGTGCGCGACCGCGAGCGGGTGCCGCGCGCCTGGAACGACGGCTTCTACCGGGGTGGCACGGTCCAGCCCGCCGAGGACATCGTGACCGCGTACTGGACGGGCAAGGAGATCGGCGCCCGGCCGCCCGCCGAGTATCTGGCCGAGGGCCGTGAGGTGATCAACTACAACGACGAGTACCTCTACTACGTGCTCGGCGAGCCCAACGACTTCACGTACCCGACCGGACGGCGGATCTACGAGGAGTGGACGCCGCTGGTGCTGCGGGGCACCCGGCCGGTCGAGCAGCGCTACGCCGGGCAGATCCTCGGCGGGGTGTTCGCCGTCTGGTGCGACCTCGCGAACGCCCAGAGCCAGGGACAGGTGGCGGCCGGGGTCCGGATGCCGCTGCGCGCGACGGCGCAGAAGCTGTGGGAGCCGGACGAGCCGCCCCTGCCCTGGGACGGTTTCGTGGCCCTCGCGGACCGCGTCGACTGA
- a CDS encoding methyltransferase domain-containing protein, translating into MSWRTLANALADSLEASGDLSSAHWRRAVEETPRHYFVPSYYLPDAGTLTTWRKLTEADGDEWLTTAYKTRTLVTQFSEPGSGVPTSSSTTPSLVVRMLELLNVRTTDDVLDLGTGTGYQTALLAHRLTGSQQLVSADIDPALTSAAAEVLSRLGHTPQLRTVDAMVEEWGCTFDRVIASCALPRINGSLRNAVRDGGRLIANLFPPLNNTLVVLDRQPNGCLEGRFHGDGGSFMAARSRGGPPAPNAGQSSYASGTTNVPIAAFDNYHFQFLLAAHLPGAELQYGYEGDVATRRVVLPGDNWAEVTYDGAKPSTWSEAGGQGVWESVERWWRWFTDHGQPTWDRFGLTVTPEDAHVLWFEDPAGADVWALV; encoded by the coding sequence ATGAGCTGGCGAACTCTCGCCAATGCGCTCGCCGACTCCCTGGAGGCGAGTGGCGATCTCTCCTCTGCCCACTGGCGCCGGGCTGTGGAGGAAACCCCACGGCACTACTTCGTCCCCTCGTACTACCTCCCCGATGCCGGCACGCTCACCACCTGGCGGAAGCTCACCGAGGCGGATGGTGACGAGTGGCTGACGACGGCCTACAAAACCCGCACGCTGGTCACCCAGTTCAGCGAGCCGGGCAGCGGAGTACCGACTTCGTCGAGCACCACTCCGAGCCTTGTAGTGAGGATGCTCGAACTCCTGAATGTCCGGACCACCGACGATGTCTTGGACCTGGGAACGGGAACCGGCTATCAGACCGCGTTGCTCGCTCACCGGCTCACCGGCTCCCAGCAGCTCGTGTCGGCGGACATCGACCCCGCGCTGACGAGCGCCGCCGCCGAGGTGCTCTCGCGGCTCGGACACACTCCGCAGCTCCGGACCGTGGACGCGATGGTGGAGGAGTGGGGGTGCACCTTCGACAGGGTCATCGCGTCCTGCGCGCTCCCCCGGATCAACGGCTCGCTCCGGAACGCGGTCCGGGACGGGGGGCGCCTGATCGCCAACCTCTTCCCTCCACTGAACAACACACTCGTCGTTCTGGACCGCCAGCCGAACGGCTGCCTGGAGGGACGCTTCCACGGGGACGGCGGCTCATTCATGGCCGCCCGCTCTCGCGGCGGCCCCCCAGCCCCCAACGCTGGGCAGTCGTCGTACGCCAGTGGCACGACGAACGTTCCGATCGCGGCGTTCGACAACTACCACTTCCAGTTCCTCTTGGCGGCCCATCTTCCCGGAGCGGAACTTCAGTACGGCTACGAAGGGGACGTCGCCACGAGGCGGGTAGTCCTGCCCGGTGACAATTGGGCCGAGGTGACGTACGACGGCGCGAAGCCCTCGACGTGGTCGGAGGCCGGAGGGCAAGGCGTCTGGGAATCCGTCGAACGCTGGTGGAGGTGGTTCACCGACCACGGCCAGCCGACATGGGACCGGTTCGGCCTGACCGTGACACCTGAAGATGCCCACGTGCTGTGGTTCGAGGACCCTGCGGGAGCGGACGTCTGGGCACTGGTCTGA
- a CDS encoding AAA family ATPase: protein MNAESGKELPRVPAFEALYGLGCRPRHGEVVMIAGRSGTQKSGFALYWVTQMRLPTLYLSADMSAFTASSRLASMMTGDTTAMVEAGMAAGGRHRAHYIDALSGIPLTLAFGSPITWEAIDEELEAHVELWDAFPQVVVCDNLMDFAEAESDYTAQMAVMSGLTELARATGATVIVLHHASDKSWEAKSDPWAPPSRDQVKGGLSEKPELSLSVALDPTSHEYRVAVIKQRMGPCDPTGKRYATMRCHPEITQFSRLEKLVPAASPTRPWSPTKILDAA from the coding sequence ATGAACGCGGAAAGCGGCAAGGAGCTGCCCCGGGTCCCCGCCTTCGAGGCGCTGTACGGCCTGGGCTGTCGCCCTCGCCATGGAGAGGTGGTGATGATCGCGGGGAGAAGCGGCACGCAGAAAAGCGGCTTCGCCCTCTACTGGGTCACTCAGATGCGCTTGCCCACGCTGTACCTCAGCGCGGACATGAGCGCATTCACAGCCAGCTCCCGACTCGCCTCAATGATGACAGGCGACACGACCGCGATGGTGGAGGCAGGGATGGCGGCCGGCGGCCGACACCGCGCCCACTACATCGACGCGCTCAGCGGCATCCCTTTGACGCTCGCGTTCGGCAGCCCGATCACCTGGGAGGCCATCGACGAGGAGCTGGAGGCCCACGTCGAGCTGTGGGACGCGTTCCCCCAGGTCGTTGTCTGCGACAACCTCATGGACTTCGCCGAGGCCGAGTCGGACTACACCGCACAGATGGCTGTGATGAGCGGACTGACCGAGCTGGCCCGCGCGACCGGTGCCACGGTGATCGTTCTGCATCACGCTTCCGACAAGTCGTGGGAGGCCAAGAGTGATCCGTGGGCTCCGCCATCCCGCGACCAGGTCAAAGGTGGGCTCAGCGAAAAGCCTGAGCTGAGCTTGAGCGTGGCCCTTGACCCGACCTCGCACGAGTACCGGGTGGCCGTGATCAAGCAAAGGATGGGCCCGTGCGACCCGACAGGGAAACGCTACGCGACCATGCGCTGTCACCCGGAGATCACTCAGTTCTCCAGGCTGGAGAAGCTGGTACCCGCCGCGTCGCCGACGCGGCCTTGGTCCCCCACGAAGATCCTCGACGCCGCTTAG
- a CDS encoding toprim domain-containing protein, whose protein sequence is MLAIPYIGHDGRVLTLRFRCLEDHDHRAHFHGKYNSIKDDPPRLYGIADVHRAGDTIDVTEGELDAVVLRMIGLHAVAVPGAALWLGRHRRMLAGFSRVRVWGDPDDAGAEFASKVCRSLPRSSRSIRLRLGDVSETYQQEGAPALLALAEAGALTTTSGANRLDREVA, encoded by the coding sequence ATGCTTGCCATCCCATACATCGGTCACGACGGCCGAGTCCTCACGCTGCGATTTCGCTGCCTGGAGGACCACGACCACCGGGCGCACTTCCACGGCAAGTACAACTCCATCAAGGACGATCCGCCAAGGCTCTACGGCATCGCCGACGTACACCGCGCCGGAGACACCATCGACGTGACCGAGGGCGAACTCGACGCCGTCGTCCTGCGAATGATCGGCCTCCATGCCGTCGCCGTCCCCGGCGCCGCTCTGTGGCTCGGCCGGCATCGCCGAATGCTCGCCGGGTTCTCCCGCGTGCGCGTCTGGGGAGATCCCGACGACGCGGGTGCCGAGTTCGCCTCGAAGGTGTGCCGGTCGCTTCCACGATCGTCTCGCAGTATCCGGCTGCGGCTCGGCGATGTGTCCGAGACCTACCAGCAAGAGGGTGCTCCGGCCCTCCTCGCCCTGGCCGAGGCGGGAGCGCTCACCACCACCTCGGGCGCCAACCGCCTCGACAGGGAGGTGGCATGA
- a CDS encoding CHC2 zinc finger domain-containing protein, translating into MKYTRVDHDRAPADEKPLLEAAYEHYGLDFNPERAIGMACCPFHEDGTPSFSYNLNRQLWKCHSCGAGGDVYEFIIRYETVVNQKEITFVGAKSLAASLGLAARDDGGSNGELSGSSYAGSRTVSARPRNRPRSGGYTPAWRRR; encoded by the coding sequence GTGAAGTACACCCGCGTTGACCACGACAGAGCGCCAGCCGACGAGAAGCCTCTGCTGGAGGCCGCCTACGAGCACTACGGGCTCGACTTCAACCCGGAACGAGCCATCGGGATGGCGTGCTGCCCCTTCCATGAGGACGGCACGCCGTCATTCTCGTACAACCTCAACCGACAGCTCTGGAAATGTCACTCCTGTGGCGCCGGAGGGGACGTGTACGAGTTCATCATCCGCTATGAAACCGTCGTGAACCAGAAAGAGATCACCTTTGTCGGAGCGAAGTCCCTTGCAGCCTCTCTCGGACTCGCAGCGCGAGATGATGGAGGAAGCAACGGCGAGCTATCAGGAAGCTCTTACGCGGGAAGCCGCACGGTATCTGCTCGACCGAGGAATAGGCCGCGATCAGGCGGCTATACACCGGCTTGGCGTCGTCGCTGA
- a CDS encoding helix-turn-helix domain-containing protein, whose product MPEARPNVHRRRLGSALRSLRRAAGLSMEEAADRLALSGKPTLSKIENGKQRVQGLALTAFLEVYGVREEATRQAIKAMATLAASGRRTSLLDEYREAVVTEGFEEYLHLEELACATEGYLTVVPGLLQTEDYALSIVERSQVWPSRREVARFVELRMARQAALTRETPLTFACILDEAALRRVVGGRAVMKAQLERLLEVTEQRNNVDVRVLPFDVGAHASSDGPFQLLHFSAGPPVVVIEGKTRSVYLEEAGDVDRYRSALDSLTEQTLPADQTRRFISDLIKDCYS is encoded by the coding sequence ATGCCCGAAGCGAGACCGAACGTCCACCGCAGGAGGCTCGGCTCGGCCCTGCGGTCTCTACGCCGCGCCGCCGGGCTTTCGATGGAAGAAGCCGCAGATCGTCTGGCACTCTCGGGCAAACCCACTCTCAGCAAGATCGAGAATGGCAAGCAGAGGGTTCAGGGGCTCGCCCTGACCGCGTTCCTTGAGGTCTACGGGGTGCGGGAGGAAGCGACCCGGCAGGCGATCAAGGCCATGGCCACTCTCGCGGCCAGCGGTCGGCGCACGAGCCTGCTCGACGAGTACCGCGAAGCCGTCGTGACCGAAGGGTTTGAGGAGTATCTGCACCTGGAGGAGCTGGCTTGTGCGACCGAGGGCTACCTCACGGTTGTCCCTGGCCTGCTCCAGACCGAGGACTACGCGCTCTCGATCGTGGAACGGAGTCAGGTGTGGCCTTCGCGGCGCGAGGTGGCCCGCTTCGTCGAGCTGAGGATGGCGCGCCAGGCCGCGCTTACTCGCGAGACGCCGCTCACCTTCGCCTGCATTCTGGATGAAGCCGCCCTTCGGAGGGTCGTCGGAGGACGGGCAGTCATGAAAGCCCAACTCGAACGACTCCTCGAAGTGACCGAACAGCGCAACAATGTGGATGTGCGCGTCCTGCCGTTCGATGTTGGCGCCCACGCCAGTTCGGACGGCCCATTCCAGCTTCTACACTTCTCTGCGGGACCACCGGTCGTCGTGATCGAAGGCAAGACGAGATCGGTCTACCTGGAGGAGGCGGGAGACGTGGACCGGTATCGGTCTGCCCTCGACTCTCTGACTGAACAGACGCTCCCTGCGGACCAGACCCGTCGCTTCATCAGCGACTTGATCAAGGATTGCTACTCATGA
- a CDS encoding DUF2746 domain-containing protein yields the protein MQVALVSAGGVVTAALVGVLVELVRRQGAALGEVRDQVSNDHSSNLRDDLDRVIAGLDQVLEGQAEHGRDIRHLRTEVAHERAERLAVAERLDQHLTSVPRDI from the coding sequence GTGCAGGTCGCCCTCGTCTCTGCCGGAGGAGTCGTCACCGCCGCACTCGTCGGCGTTCTCGTCGAGCTGGTGCGCCGCCAGGGCGCCGCCCTCGGCGAAGTCCGCGACCAGGTCTCCAACGACCACTCCAGCAACCTGCGGGACGACCTCGACCGCGTGATCGCCGGACTCGACCAAGTCCTCGAAGGCCAGGCCGAACACGGCCGGGACATCCGGCACCTGCGTACCGAGGTGGCCCACGAACGCGCCGAGCGGCTCGCGGTCGCCGAACGTCTCGACCAACACCTGACTTCTGTCCCACGGGACATCTAA
- a CDS encoding MvdC/MvdD family ATP grasp protein has translation MDGPFEAGTDLVAEGLSAANVPVFRMDTADFPHALELSASFTDGEWSGRLSNPHRRVDLAEVRAVYWNRPRLFEFPELSASDAHWARGAARIGLGGVLTSLEARWMNHPARASAAEFKPRQLKVARASGLSVPRTLITNSTDQVRAFAAGLGGAPVITKPLGMPTVVHQTGLETMYTRAVDLGDLKGIHLTAHLFQEQVPKEFEVRTVVIDGACHSVRIDTDSAAAEHDWRADYDSLKYTPIRTPCAVQEGVRRYMDAMGLAYASLDFIVRPDRAWIFLEANASGQWAWLHNELPLTSMFVHTLEKWCKT, from the coding sequence GTGGACGGCCCCTTCGAGGCGGGTACCGACCTCGTCGCGGAGGGGCTGTCCGCAGCCAACGTTCCGGTTTTCCGGATGGACACGGCTGACTTCCCGCACGCACTGGAGCTGAGCGCCTCGTTCACGGACGGCGAATGGTCGGGGCGCCTTAGCAACCCCCACCGCCGAGTCGATCTGGCCGAGGTGCGGGCGGTGTACTGGAATCGGCCGCGCCTGTTCGAGTTCCCCGAGTTGTCAGCCTCGGACGCCCACTGGGCGCGAGGGGCTGCCCGGATCGGGCTGGGCGGAGTGCTGACAAGCCTGGAGGCCCGGTGGATGAATCATCCGGCCAGAGCGTCGGCCGCCGAGTTCAAGCCCCGGCAGCTCAAGGTGGCCCGCGCGTCCGGGCTGTCCGTGCCACGCACCCTGATCACCAACTCAACCGACCAAGTCCGGGCATTCGCGGCCGGGCTTGGCGGGGCCCCGGTCATCACCAAACCGCTCGGAATGCCGACAGTTGTTCACCAGACCGGATTGGAGACGATGTATACCCGGGCCGTCGACTTGGGCGACTTGAAGGGAATCCACCTGACCGCGCACCTGTTCCAGGAACAGGTCCCCAAGGAATTCGAAGTTCGCACCGTCGTCATTGACGGGGCATGTCACAGCGTGCGGATCGACACCGACAGCGCCGCCGCCGAGCACGATTGGCGAGCGGATTACGACTCGCTGAAGTACACCCCCATCAGAACCCCGTGCGCCGTCCAGGAAGGCGTCCGCCGGTACATGGACGCGATGGGCCTCGCCTATGCGTCACTGGACTTCATCGTTCGACCGGACCGGGCTTGGATCTTCCTGGAGGCGAACGCCTCGGGCCAGTGGGCCTGGCTACACAACGAACTGCCCCTCACTTCCATGTTCGTACACACACTGGAGAAATGGTGCAAGACATGA